A part of Rattus rattus isolate New Zealand chromosome 6, Rrattus_CSIRO_v1, whole genome shotgun sequence genomic DNA contains:
- the Pax4 gene encoding paired box protein Pax-4 — MQQDGLSSVNQLGGLFVNGRPLPLDTRQQIVQLAIRGMRPCDISRSLKVSNGCVSKILGRYYRTGVLEPKGIGGSKPRLATPAVVARIAQLKDEYPALFAWEIQRQLCAEGLCTQDKAPSVSSINRVLRALQEDQRLHWTQLRSPAVLAPALPSPHSNCEAPRGPHPGTSHRNRTIFSPGQAEALEKEFQRGQYPDSVVRGKLAAATSLPEDTVRVWFSNRRAKWRRQEKLKWETQMPGASQDLMVPKDSPGIISAQQSPGSVPSAALPVLEQLNPSFCQLCWGAVPDRCSSDTTSQACLQPYWECHSLLPVASSSYMEFAWPCLTTHPVHHLIGGPGQAPSTHYLHWP, encoded by the exons ATGCAGCAGGACG GTCTCAGCAGTGTGAATCAGCTGGGGGGACTCTTTGTGAATGGCCGGCCCCTTCCACTGGACACCCGGCAGCAGATTGTGCAGCTAGCGATAAGAGGGATGCGACCCTGTGACATCTCACGGAGCCTTAAG GTATCTAATGGCTGTGTGAGCAAGATCCTAGGACGCTACTACCGCACAGGAGTCTTGGAACCCAAGGGTATTGGGGGAAGCAAACCACGTCTGGCCACACCTGCTGTGGTGGCTCGAATTGCCCAGCTAAAGGATGAGTATCCAGCTCTTTTTGCCTGGGAGATCCAACGCCAGCTTTGTGCTGAAGGGCTTTGTACCCAGGACAAGGCTCCCAGT GTATCCTCTATCAATCGAGTCCTTCGGGCACTACAGGAAGACCAGAGGTTACACTGGACACAACTTAGATCTCCAG CTGTTTTGGCTCCAGCTCTTCCTAGTCCCCACAGTAACTGTGAGGCTCCCCGAGGTCCCCACCCGGGGACCAGCCACAGGAATCGAACTATCTTCTCCCCGGGCCAAGCTGAGGCACTGGAGAAAG AGTTCCAGCGTGGGCAGTATCCAGATTCAGTTGTCCGTGGAAAGCTGGCTGCTGCCACCTCTCTGCCTGAAGACACAGTGAGG GTCTGGTTTTCCAACAGAAGAGCCAAATGGCGCAGACAAGAGAAGTTGAAATGGGAAACACAGATGCCAG GTGCTTCTCAGGACCTGATGGTACCAAAAGATTCTCCAGGGATCATCTCTGCACAG cAGTCCCCTGGCAGTGTACCCTCAGCAGCCCTGCCTGTGCTGGAACAATTGAATCCTTCCTTCTGTCAGCTGTGCTGGGGGGCAGTACCAGACAGATGTTCCAGTGACACCACATCCCAAGCCTGTCTCCAACCCTACTGGG AATgccactccctccttcctgtggcttcttcctCATACATGGAATTTGCCTGGCCCTGCCTTACCACCCATCCTGTGCATCATCTGATTGGAGGCCCAGGACAAGCGCCATCAACCCATTACTTACACTGGCCATAA